A stretch of the Pseudomonas sp. ACM7 genome encodes the following:
- a CDS encoding LysE family translocator, with protein MIPLQDLLIFAAAALLMVLTPGPNMIYLISRSICQGRKAGVTSLLGVVAGFFVHLFAAAAGLTAVFLAVPMAYEVLKWAGALYLMWLAWQAVKPGARSPFEAQQLPPDSSRKLITMGFLTSALNPKIAVFYLSVFPQFITPEHGSVFTQSITLGLTQISVSFSVNLLIALFAAGIASWFVNNPSWLAVQRYFMGVVLSALAVRLMLEQRRMA; from the coding sequence ATGATCCCGCTTCAAGACTTGCTGATCTTTGCCGCTGCCGCATTGCTGATGGTGCTGACGCCGGGGCCGAACATGATTTACCTGATCTCCCGTTCGATCTGCCAGGGGCGCAAGGCCGGTGTGACCTCGTTGCTCGGTGTGGTCGCGGGGTTTTTCGTGCACCTGTTCGCGGCCGCTGCCGGTTTGACTGCGGTGTTTCTGGCGGTGCCGATGGCCTACGAAGTGCTGAAGTGGGCTGGCGCGCTGTACCTGATGTGGTTGGCCTGGCAAGCCGTCAAACCGGGTGCGCGTTCACCGTTCGAAGCGCAGCAGTTGCCGCCGGACTCGTCGCGCAAACTGATCACCATGGGTTTTCTCACGAGCGCGCTGAACCCGAAGATCGCCGTGTTTTATTTGTCGGTGTTTCCGCAGTTCATCACGCCTGAGCATGGCTCGGTGTTCACTCAAAGCATCACGCTGGGTCTGACTCAGATCAGCGTCAGTTTCAGCGTCAATCTGCTGATCGCGCTGTTCGCCGCGGGCATCGCCTCCTGGTTCGTCAACAACCCGTCCTGGCTGGCGGTGCAGCGCTATTTCATGGGGGTCGTGCTGTCGGCGCTGGCGGTGCGACTGATGCTGGAACAACGACGGATGGCTTGA
- a CDS encoding dermonecrotic toxin domain-containing protein encodes MNESAFSPLPVSPPVVIPAHPPLKDNSDESLLLSASARWRDSSQGLQALFAAAPLRSHRTEPSLNERWNAYWDARAPGTPVARRERAGQLYRSHFEAAAQVAFARRTLSAEQLKPLLLIMDPPASGLILDNRPIQTEQLTLVLSDSGTLKLPAAWVISVGDRQPTMQLLYLPCRPVPIQVFTQRSDMEDWLSRQSLIPQGLPDDKIRFEYTANTQPLKAGISALLLNPPHSSATFFAVPPGLDNPISIESIVDEDEPPPFGSLYADIPWSQRQVSLNRQRDALETLLGDEFESDRQQPFKAALKALETAEQVADKAATALLYRSRIFDFTTINREFSALYLAHMDGLRAEAQLQLALKQISSDEFSLLKAVLDTPRAADRDATITAASLTLSMTEHTGKVTTQALNGPFVITRALLDAASPHSLLLYWPGAGGGLQRFANRTELERQMFKIQDRDNVLALQLKKISTDPLLYSLNKQTTDFEEKAGEIRQRQTDTTNQLEALRKHALAGLQVPGHAARSLAFSHLLEQNRSATLYTRKPEWLTQLSVADRVELKALIESYIVAMRRSHTQLELALTPRDDFTRQHLQARLRKDFSIQGHFDVQLDLPDSVTLQKQLTDGAAPGTPQKLVAVPSKARSKMSLEELAQTNIDNTPSMQLEPLSLRLDAMRVEVTAADTAERQALANGITLRYLRKTLPELDLPKAYEQLIRDAFTGSATESAFAREHLRECLIEPWRLMLKLQGESARLQKQISHDELQVLLIAIDANTQEAWRADRKRIAILPAYLSAGGKDTHNQGPTTLSGVTFIEEQISGMTLLYLPDSPDGQFLRSYTTLESARKALFNLCLRSEMVSYLAGRALQGNVQAHTSRIDQAVLKHFDAMIGVGLPWPKTTSLAEHLLNAHMGRLIEAHRGTSRSNDALYLERYALSGPRAFNYMKMALGVVPFVGTAIALYDAWTSANRAVAALLRGEVGDGLAEIESVLLSLIDAAMDILPGVAAGSGSAKGARSLTRLRQTAAMGKSTGALQGRTKRQAQHGFQRFAGYDYEKPISLTGLQPATHGIYRNIYRHADGDFIVRQGRIFQVERSTDSRNWRLSGTRQKTYKQPIGLDEAGRWDTYFGVYGVTFEGGGLGGGGALGHLADTLDPLWPAAIRQRLPRWWADQAFRRNHALTEAADDFAPQLDTRIARTNAAIEQYNASAVEHRPTLIPATEAACIGDIELASRHYQTLVDLLPLTHGNKRRVLREMQSHDALLITDRYKQRVFLANHRADQMLDRIDDFIDRLDALPDTALSERFRILQDVRKVRVDFMHELDQIEAAMRDLNLWYERITVSTQKAQLSSEVMMLNGRLSETNLLYLRTGHRLEIVKRFDTTQDISWFYLQGQAENLRAKVDRSLFTQYSLPEVTATRAQRNQILQECLDLYGQFRRNMNVWTTSYPQHFHLHTVPPLLEGIEKMAERARKAIDQPAPASPAGQRSKKVFTTEDDQLLIGVERWEPTTQKRQYSLTGQGGFEEVWEQGSNGKFRLLNPPQKATRPVQRDLGSLVEDARSRLQSQQTYEAKVQAYAGQGMLPVDLEHMMVSEASELTRRALPIEEIAPQHTIIQQLRDKAAELTTRGREMRTRQSLSTKKPTDGMLDDLVGQHVLEIRKTSPMKNLGKRPDGRIDYLQEYEVWDLTATPPKVLWYAHFHYAKAAPAFGAFEKAHLKLPEHRFLTHADNAALPYADIGKQSAALKHFDQV; translated from the coding sequence ATGAATGAAAGTGCGTTCAGCCCCCTGCCCGTCTCCCCGCCGGTCGTGATACCGGCCCATCCGCCCCTGAAAGATAACTCCGATGAAAGCCTGTTGCTGAGTGCCTCGGCGCGCTGGCGCGACAGCAGCCAGGGTTTGCAAGCGTTGTTCGCCGCCGCACCGTTGAGAAGCCACCGCACTGAACCATCGCTCAACGAACGCTGGAATGCCTATTGGGACGCCCGAGCACCCGGTACGCCGGTGGCGCGGCGCGAGCGGGCGGGTCAGTTGTACCGCAGTCATTTTGAGGCCGCCGCACAAGTGGCGTTCGCTCGCAGAACCCTCAGCGCCGAGCAGTTGAAGCCGCTGTTGTTGATCATGGACCCTCCCGCCTCGGGCCTGATCCTGGACAATCGGCCTATCCAGACAGAGCAGTTGACCCTGGTGTTGAGCGACAGCGGTACCCTGAAACTCCCCGCCGCCTGGGTCATCAGCGTGGGTGATCGGCAACCCACCATGCAGTTGCTGTATCTACCTTGCCGGCCTGTTCCCATTCAGGTCTTCACTCAGCGCAGCGACATGGAAGACTGGCTGTCGCGACAATCTCTCATCCCCCAAGGCCTGCCCGACGATAAAATCCGCTTTGAATACACGGCCAACACTCAACCGCTGAAGGCGGGCATCAGCGCTCTGCTTTTAAACCCACCGCATTCGAGCGCAACCTTTTTCGCCGTGCCACCCGGTCTTGATAACCCGATATCAATCGAAAGCATTGTCGATGAAGACGAACCACCGCCGTTCGGCAGCCTGTATGCCGATATTCCGTGGTCGCAGCGGCAGGTCTCGCTGAACAGGCAGCGCGATGCACTCGAAACGCTATTGGGGGATGAATTCGAAAGCGACCGTCAACAGCCATTCAAAGCGGCACTGAAGGCGCTGGAGACGGCAGAGCAAGTCGCCGACAAGGCCGCAACCGCCCTGCTTTACAGGTCGCGTATCTTCGACTTTACGACTATCAACCGTGAGTTCAGCGCGCTGTATCTGGCGCACATGGATGGTCTGCGCGCCGAGGCCCAGCTCCAATTGGCCCTGAAACAGATCAGCAGCGACGAATTCAGCTTGCTTAAAGCAGTATTGGACACACCGCGTGCGGCCGATCGTGATGCCACTATCACCGCTGCCAGCCTGACACTGTCAATGACCGAGCATACCGGCAAAGTCACGACCCAGGCGCTCAACGGCCCTTTCGTCATCACCCGGGCGCTGCTCGACGCCGCATCGCCACACAGCCTTTTGCTGTACTGGCCCGGCGCTGGCGGCGGCTTGCAACGGTTCGCCAACCGCACAGAGCTGGAGCGACAGATGTTCAAGATCCAGGACCGGGACAACGTTCTGGCCTTGCAGCTAAAAAAAATAAGTACCGACCCCCTGCTCTATAGTCTCAACAAACAGACCACCGACTTTGAAGAGAAGGCAGGGGAAATACGTCAGCGCCAGACCGATACGACCAATCAACTGGAAGCACTGCGCAAGCACGCCCTCGCCGGTTTACAGGTCCCGGGGCATGCAGCCAGAAGCCTGGCGTTCTCGCACCTGTTGGAGCAAAACCGCAGTGCCACGCTGTACACCCGCAAGCCCGAATGGCTCACCCAATTGTCTGTGGCCGACCGCGTTGAACTCAAGGCCCTGATCGAGTCGTACATTGTGGCGATGCGTCGCAGCCACACACAGCTGGAACTCGCCCTGACGCCTCGCGATGACTTCACCCGGCAACACTTACAGGCCCGCCTGCGAAAGGACTTTTCGATCCAGGGTCATTTTGACGTGCAACTTGACCTGCCGGATTCCGTCACTCTGCAAAAGCAACTGACCGACGGTGCCGCCCCGGGAACCCCGCAGAAACTCGTCGCGGTACCCAGCAAGGCACGCAGCAAGATGTCACTCGAAGAACTGGCCCAAACCAATATCGACAACACCCCGTCGATGCAGCTCGAGCCCCTGTCACTGCGACTGGACGCCATGCGCGTCGAAGTCACCGCAGCAGACACTGCCGAGCGTCAGGCGCTTGCCAACGGCATCACACTGCGCTACCTGCGCAAGACCCTGCCCGAGCTTGACCTGCCCAAAGCCTATGAACAGTTGATCCGCGACGCATTCACCGGCTCGGCAACCGAATCTGCCTTCGCGAGGGAACACCTGCGCGAATGCCTGATCGAGCCCTGGCGCTTGATGCTCAAGTTGCAGGGGGAATCCGCGCGACTGCAGAAACAAATCAGCCACGACGAATTGCAGGTGTTGCTCATCGCCATCGACGCCAACACCCAGGAAGCCTGGCGCGCTGATCGCAAGCGCATCGCGATTCTGCCGGCCTACCTGAGTGCCGGCGGAAAAGACACCCACAATCAAGGCCCCACCACGTTGTCCGGGGTGACCTTCATTGAAGAGCAAATCAGCGGGATGACGTTGCTCTATCTGCCCGACAGTCCCGACGGCCAGTTCCTGCGGAGCTACACCACCCTGGAATCGGCGCGCAAGGCGTTGTTCAACCTGTGTCTGCGTAGCGAAATGGTCAGTTACCTGGCGGGCCGGGCCTTGCAGGGTAATGTGCAGGCCCATACCAGTCGCATCGATCAGGCCGTGCTCAAACATTTCGACGCCATGATCGGGGTGGGGCTGCCCTGGCCGAAAACAACGTCACTGGCGGAGCACCTGCTCAATGCCCATATGGGACGCCTGATCGAAGCGCATCGCGGAACCTCCCGTTCCAACGATGCCTTGTACCTGGAGCGCTACGCGCTCAGTGGTCCGAGGGCGTTCAATTACATGAAGATGGCGTTGGGCGTGGTGCCCTTTGTCGGCACGGCCATCGCTTTATACGATGCCTGGACCAGTGCCAACCGGGCAGTCGCGGCACTATTGCGCGGTGAAGTCGGCGATGGGTTGGCGGAGATTGAATCGGTACTGCTGTCATTGATCGATGCCGCCATGGACATTCTTCCAGGCGTTGCCGCAGGCTCCGGTTCAGCCAAGGGTGCTCGCTCACTGACACGGCTTCGTCAAACGGCAGCAATGGGCAAAAGCACGGGAGCGTTGCAAGGGCGCACAAAACGTCAAGCACAGCACGGTTTCCAGCGCTTCGCCGGTTACGATTACGAAAAGCCGATCTCCCTGACAGGCCTGCAACCAGCCACCCATGGCATTTACCGCAATATCTACCGTCACGCCGACGGCGACTTTATCGTTCGCCAGGGACGCATCTTTCAGGTTGAACGCAGCACGGATTCACGAAACTGGCGACTGAGCGGCACTCGTCAAAAAACCTATAAACAACCCATCGGCCTTGATGAAGCAGGGCGTTGGGACACTTACTTCGGTGTCTACGGGGTGACCTTCGAGGGCGGCGGGCTCGGCGGCGGCGGTGCGCTCGGGCATCTGGCGGATACCCTTGATCCGCTCTGGCCTGCCGCCATTCGCCAACGCCTGCCGCGATGGTGGGCCGATCAGGCTTTTCGCCGAAATCACGCACTGACCGAAGCGGCCGACGACTTTGCCCCGCAACTCGATACCCGGATTGCGCGTACCAACGCCGCCATTGAACAGTACAATGCCAGCGCCGTAGAGCACCGTCCGACACTGATACCGGCTACCGAAGCTGCGTGTATCGGCGACATTGAACTGGCCAGCAGACACTACCAGACACTGGTTGATCTGTTACCCCTGACCCATGGCAACAAAAGGCGCGTGCTCAGGGAAATGCAGAGCCATGACGCCCTGCTGATCACTGATCGGTACAAGCAACGGGTGTTCTTGGCCAATCATCGGGCCGATCAGATGCTCGACAGGATCGACGATTTCATCGACCGTCTGGACGCACTGCCGGACACTGCGCTCAGCGAGCGCTTCCGTATTCTGCAAGACGTCAGAAAGGTGCGTGTGGATTTCATGCACGAGCTGGATCAAATCGAGGCCGCGATGCGCGATCTCAACCTGTGGTACGAGCGCATAACAGTCAGCACCCAAAAGGCACAACTGAGCTCCGAAGTCATGATGTTGAACGGGCGGCTCAGCGAGACCAATCTGCTCTACTTGAGAACCGGCCACCGGCTGGAAATCGTCAAACGCTTTGACACAACCCAAGATATCTCCTGGTTCTATCTGCAAGGACAGGCAGAGAATCTGCGGGCCAAAGTCGATCGCTCCTTGTTCACTCAATACAGCTTGCCGGAAGTCACCGCCACCAGAGCCCAGCGCAATCAGATATTGCAGGAGTGCCTCGATCTTTACGGGCAGTTTCGCCGCAATATGAATGTCTGGACCACCAGCTACCCACAGCACTTCCATCTGCACACCGTGCCGCCCCTGCTGGAGGGTATCGAAAAAATGGCCGAACGGGCGCGCAAGGCCATCGATCAGCCGGCTCCCGCTTCCCCTGCCGGGCAACGCAGCAAAAAGGTGTTCACCACCGAAGACGATCAATTGCTGATTGGGGTGGAACGCTGGGAACCGACGACCCAAAAACGGCAATACTCCCTGACAGGACAGGGCGGATTCGAGGAGGTTTGGGAACAAGGTTCAAACGGCAAATTTCGCCTGCTGAACCCGCCGCAAAAGGCAACTCGCCCTGTTCAAAGGGACCTTGGCTCCCTGGTCGAAGATGCCCGCAGCCGACTGCAATCGCAGCAGACGTACGAGGCCAAGGTTCAAGCCTATGCGGGTCAAGGCATGCTCCCGGTCGATCTGGAGCACATGATGGTCAGTGAGGCCAGCGAGTTGACCCGGCGCGCCCTTCCCATCGAGGAAATTGCTCCACAGCACACCATCATCCAGCAACTGCGCGACAAGGCCGCCGAACTCACCACCCGCGGACGTGAAATGCGTACTCGGCAGTCGTTGAGTACCAAAAAACCTACCGATGGAATGCTCGACGACCTGGTCGGCCAACACGTCTTGGAGATACGCAAAACGAGCCCAATGAAAAACCTGGGTAAACGCCCTGACGGTCGAATCGATTACCTGCAGGAGTACGAAGTATGGGATCTGACTGCAACACCTCCCAAGGTGCTGTGGTATGCCCATTTCCACTATGCCAAGGCAGCACCTGCATTCGGTGCATTCGAGAAGGCTCATCTAAAACTGCCGGAACACCGATTTCTGACCCACGCCGACAACGCCGCGCTTCCCTATGCCGATATCGGCAAACAATCAGCAGCACTCAAACATTTCGATCAGGTTTAG
- a CDS encoding transposase, with protein sequence GMDLTVDDSGKKNGPRHLTKKGDPEVRRLAYNAAMAACRSAKWKPFYESYLARGFSKTQALVALARKLCRVAFALMKNQSKYQPA encoded by the coding sequence TAGGGATGGACCTTACGGTTGATGACTCCGGGAAGAAGAACGGCCCCCGGCACCTGACCAAAAAAGGGGATCCGGAAGTACGCCGGTTGGCTTACAACGCCGCAATGGCAGCCTGTCGCTCAGCTAAATGGAAACCGTTTTACGAGTCATATTTGGCAAGAGGCTTCTCGAAAACCCAGGCATTGGTGGCCCTTGCCCGGAAACTCTGCCGGGTGGCATTTGCCCTGATGAAAAATCAGAGCAAATACCAGCCGGCCTGA
- a CDS encoding GNAT family N-acetyltransferase has product MWIERLDASHALDYRALMLEAYDLHPQAFTSSVRERAVMPLSWWESRLTSKLDVVFGAFENGELAGIVGLAFEPREKARHKATLFGMYVSGKVRQRGVGYHLVQAALAEAQDHKGLKLIQLTVTAGNDAAFNLYQRCGFIQFGLEPLAVRVGEVYFDKIHMWREL; this is encoded by the coding sequence ATGTGGATTGAACGGCTTGATGCCAGTCATGCCCTGGACTATCGGGCGCTGATGCTCGAAGCCTATGACCTGCATCCCCAGGCGTTTACCTCCAGCGTGCGCGAACGCGCCGTGATGCCATTGAGCTGGTGGGAATCACGCCTGACCAGCAAGCTGGACGTGGTGTTCGGCGCGTTCGAAAACGGTGAGTTGGCGGGCATCGTCGGCCTGGCCTTCGAACCCCGGGAAAAGGCCCGGCACAAGGCGACATTGTTTGGCATGTACGTGTCGGGCAAAGTCCGGCAACGCGGGGTCGGTTATCACCTGGTGCAGGCCGCCCTGGCTGAAGCGCAGGACCATAAAGGTCTGAAGCTGATCCAGCTGACCGTCACCGCCGGCAATGACGCCGCGTTCAACCTGTACCAGCGTTGCGGCTTCATCCAGTTCGGTCTCGAACCTTTGGCGGTACGGGTGGGCGAGGTCTACTTCGACAAAATCCATATGTGGCGAGAGCTCTAA
- a CDS encoding NUDIX domain-containing protein encodes MTLSSAASPRLIRIAAALLIGPDGRTLLVRKRGTEAFMQPGGKIEAHEQPVHALARELEEELGLVIDPAHATYLGQFSAPAANEPGFTVQAELFQLTFDSDVSPAAEIEEVRWIDPATDGNVTLAPLTRDLILPFYRALLTETA; translated from the coding sequence ATGACGCTGTCATCCGCTGCTTCGCCCCGTCTCATCCGTATCGCCGCCGCCCTGTTGATCGGCCCGGACGGTCGCACGTTGTTGGTCCGCAAGCGCGGCACCGAGGCGTTCATGCAGCCGGGGGGCAAGATCGAAGCCCATGAGCAACCGGTCCACGCGCTGGCCCGTGAACTGGAAGAAGAATTGGGCCTGGTCATCGATCCGGCACACGCCACTTATCTGGGGCAATTCTCGGCACCGGCCGCCAACGAGCCGGGTTTTACCGTCCAGGCCGAACTCTTTCAGCTGACCTTCGATTCAGACGTATCGCCTGCGGCGGAGATCGAAGAGGTGCGCTGGATCGACCCGGCCACCGACGGTAATGTCACGCTGGCGCCATTGACACGGGACCTGATCCTGCCGTTTTATCGTGCCTTGTTAACCGAAACTGCCTGA
- the metR gene encoding transcriptional regulator MetR: MLEIRHLKTLHALREADSLVDAADRLHLTQSALSHQFKELEERMGMPLFVRKTKPVRFTSAGLRLLQLADATLPLLRGAERDIARLAGGTAGRLHMAIECHSCFQWLMPTIDQFRDAWPEVELDLASGFSFAPLPALARGDLDLVVTSDPLELAGITYVPLFTYEAMLAVANQHRLASKAYIVPEDLLTETLITYPVERDRLDIFTRFLEPADIEPAQVRTSELTVMMMQLVASGRGVCGMPHWALHEYSSRGYVKAKRLGEKGLFATLYAGIRADMLDAPYMRDFLLTAKDTSFSTLDGVSAVR; this comes from the coding sequence GTGCTTGAAATCCGTCACCTGAAGACCCTGCACGCCTTGCGCGAAGCCGATAGCCTGGTCGATGCGGCCGACCGCCTGCACCTGACGCAGTCGGCCCTGTCCCACCAGTTCAAGGAACTGGAGGAGCGCATGGGCATGCCGCTGTTCGTGCGCAAGACCAAACCGGTGCGTTTCACCAGTGCCGGTTTGCGCCTGCTGCAACTGGCTGACGCGACCCTGCCATTGCTGCGCGGCGCCGAGCGCGATATCGCGCGGCTGGCCGGGGGCACTGCCGGGCGCTTGCACATGGCGATCGAGTGCCACAGTTGCTTCCAGTGGCTGATGCCGACCATCGACCAGTTCCGCGATGCCTGGCCGGAAGTCGAACTGGACCTGGCCTCAGGATTTTCTTTCGCCCCACTGCCGGCATTGGCCCGTGGCGATCTGGATTTGGTGGTGACGTCCGACCCGCTGGAACTGGCCGGGATCACTTACGTGCCGTTGTTCACCTATGAAGCGATGCTCGCGGTGGCCAACCAGCACCGTTTGGCGAGCAAGGCCTACATCGTCCCGGAAGATTTGCTCACGGAAACGCTGATCACCTACCCGGTGGAGCGTGATCGGCTGGACATCTTCACCCGTTTCCTGGAACCGGCCGATATCGAACCGGCGCAGGTCCGCACGTCGGAACTGACGGTGATGATGATGCAATTGGTGGCGAGCGGTCGCGGCGTGTGCGGCATGCCCCATTGGGCGCTGCATGAATACAGCTCACGGGGATATGTGAAGGCCAAGCGGCTGGGCGAGAAAGGTTTGTTTGCGACGCTGTACGCGGGGATTCGCGCCGACATGCTGGATGCGCCGTACATGCGCGACTTCCTGCTGACGGCCAAGGACACGTCGTTCTCGACACTCGACGGCGTCAGCGCAGTTCGCTGA
- the metE gene encoding 5-methyltetrahydropteroyltriglutamate--homocysteine S-methyltransferase: MALAHTLGFPRIGADRELKKALESYWKGDLDQDALKSVGRQLRATHWQLQKDAGIDLLPVGDFAWYDQVLTHSLTFGVIPERFDSAKNSRGLPTLDTLFAMARGATAACCGGEHSKAQYAQELTKWFDTNYHYLVPEFTADQQFKLSWEQLFDEVDEAKALGHKVKPVIIGPLTYLWLGKAKGNDFDKLDLLERLLPIYGEILGRLAAQGVEWVQIDEPILTLDLPQAWKNAFERAYHILQYSPLKKLVATYFSGLEDNLGLAVSLPVQGLHIDAVRAPDQLGQVLDRLPTYKILSVGLVNGRNVWRCELEQVLAQLQPAQERFGDNLWVSSSCSLLHSPVDLDREDKLDPELKSWLAFAVQKCGEIAVLRDALNDPQSSKVQAALAESRAIQASRAESPRIHKAEVQARIAAIGATDSQRHSPFAKRIEQQRARLKLPAFPTTTIGSFPQTGSIRLARQAFKQGKLSANDYTDAMHSEIRHAVQVQERLGLDVLVHGEAERNDMVEYFAEQLDGYLFTRFGWVQSYGSRCVKPAIIYGDLSRPNAMTVDWITYAQSLTDKVMKGMLTGPVTMLMWSFPREDVSRKIQAQQLALALRDEVVDLETAGIKIVQIDEAAFREGLPLRRAQWQEYLDWAVEAFRLSASGVRDETQIHTHMCYSEFNDVIQSIAAMDADVITIETSRSDMELLEAFEAFDYPNDIGPGVYDIHSPRVPDTAEMVKLMSKAVKRIPAERLWVNPDCGLKTRAWPETEAALVNMVAAARQLRSQLA; encoded by the coding sequence ATGGCCTTGGCACACACACTTGGTTTCCCGCGCATCGGCGCTGACCGCGAACTGAAAAAAGCCCTCGAATCCTACTGGAAGGGCGATCTGGATCAGGACGCGCTGAAAAGCGTCGGCCGCCAATTGCGCGCCACCCATTGGCAATTGCAGAAAGACGCCGGCATCGACCTGCTGCCCGTGGGCGACTTCGCCTGGTACGACCAGGTCCTGACCCATTCCTTGACCTTCGGTGTGATTCCCGAGCGTTTCGACAGCGCCAAGAACTCACGCGGCCTGCCGACCCTCGACACCCTGTTCGCCATGGCCCGTGGCGCCACGGCTGCCTGCTGCGGCGGCGAACACAGCAAAGCGCAATACGCCCAGGAACTGACCAAGTGGTTCGACACCAACTACCACTATCTGGTCCCGGAATTCACCGCTGATCAGCAGTTCAAACTGAGCTGGGAACAGCTGTTCGACGAAGTCGACGAAGCCAAGGCGCTGGGCCACAAGGTTAAACCGGTAATCATCGGTCCACTGACTTACCTGTGGCTGGGCAAGGCCAAAGGCAACGACTTCGACAAGCTCGACCTGCTGGAACGCCTGCTGCCGATCTACGGCGAAATCCTCGGTCGCCTCGCTGCTCAAGGCGTGGAGTGGGTGCAGATCGACGAGCCGATCCTGACCCTCGACCTGCCTCAGGCCTGGAAAAACGCTTTCGAGCGCGCTTATCACATCCTTCAATACTCGCCGCTGAAAAAACTGGTGGCGACCTACTTCAGTGGTCTTGAAGACAACCTCGGCCTGGCGGTCAGCCTGCCGGTACAAGGCCTGCACATCGATGCCGTGCGCGCCCCGGATCAACTCGGCCAGGTGCTGGACCGTCTGCCGACCTACAAGATTCTCTCGGTGGGGCTGGTGAATGGTCGCAACGTCTGGCGCTGCGAACTGGAGCAAGTGCTCGCTCAACTGCAACCGGCCCAGGAACGCTTTGGCGACAACCTGTGGGTCAGCAGTTCCTGCTCACTGCTGCACAGCCCGGTGGATCTGGATCGCGAAGACAAACTCGACCCGGAACTGAAAAGCTGGCTGGCGTTTGCCGTGCAGAAGTGTGGCGAAATCGCCGTGCTGCGTGATGCCTTGAACGACCCGCAATCATCCAAGGTGCAAGCCGCCCTGGCCGAAAGCCGTGCCATTCAAGCCAGCCGTGCCGAGTCGCCGCGTATTCACAAAGCCGAAGTTCAGGCGCGTATCGCTGCCATCGGCGCAACGGACAGCCAACGTCACTCGCCGTTCGCCAAACGCATCGAGCAACAACGTGCGCGGCTGAAACTGCCGGCATTCCCGACCACCACCATCGGCTCGTTCCCGCAGACCGGTTCGATCCGTCTGGCACGCCAGGCCTTCAAGCAAGGCAAGCTGTCGGCCAACGATTACACCGACGCCATGCACAGCGAAATCCGCCATGCCGTGCAAGTTCAGGAACGCTTGGGTCTGGACGTGCTGGTACACGGTGAAGCCGAACGCAACGACATGGTCGAGTACTTCGCCGAGCAACTGGACGGCTACCTGTTCACCCGGTTCGGTTGGGTGCAGAGCTACGGTTCGCGCTGTGTGAAACCGGCGATCATCTACGGCGACCTGAGCCGCCCGAACGCCATGACCGTCGACTGGATCACCTATGCCCAGAGCCTGACCGACAAGGTCATGAAAGGCATGCTCACCGGTCCCGTGACCATGCTGATGTGGTCGTTCCCGCGTGAAGACGTCTCGCGCAAAATCCAGGCGCAGCAGTTGGCCCTGGCCCTGCGTGATGAAGTGGTCGACCTGGAAACCGCCGGCATCAAGATCGTGCAGATCGACGAAGCCGCCTTCCGCGAAGGCTTGCCACTGCGCCGGGCGCAATGGCAGGAATACCTCGATTGGGCGGTGGAAGCCTTCCGCTTGAGCGCATCCGGTGTGCGTGACGAAACCCAGATCCACACCCACATGTGCTACAGCGAATTCAACGATGTGATCCAGTCCATCGCGGCGATGGACGCCGATGTGATCACCATCGAAACCTCGCGTTCAGACATGGAATTGCTGGAGGCTTTTGAAGCGTTCGACTACCCGAATGACATCGGTCCGGGCGTGTATGACATCCACTCGCCACGGGTGCCGGACACGGCCGAGATGGTGAAATTGATGAGCAAAGCCGTGAAGCGCATTCCGGCGGAGCGGTTGTGGGTGAACCCGGATTGTGGGTTGAAGACTCGGGCGTGGCCGGAAACCGAGGCAGCGCTGGTGAACATGGTGGCGGCGGCGCGGCAACTGCGAAGTCAGTTGGCATAA